CAATTGAGGCCTCTGGAGAAGAGAATGTCTCAGTTCTATTTACTCATTCAAAAGAAGCTCTACAGATAAAAATTATAAATAGATTTTCAAAAATCGATGAGGTTATTCTAAAACACTTCGGAGAACCCTTTGTTACAACTAAGAAACAGGGAACAGGACTGGGGCTTTATAATGCTAAACTATTTCTGGAAAGTGTTGGTGCTAAAATCTCTTTAAAGAATATAGAAGAAGATGTTTGCGTAGAACTTGAGATAGAGAGAGGAGTAGTTCTTTGAAGAAAGTTTTAATTGTTGATGATGATAAGAATTTTTGTGAGAGCTTGAGTCTTGAATTTAAAGATCTGGGCCACCAAGTATCACTTGCATACTCTATTGCAGACTTGGAAGAGATAGAAGAACTTGAACTCTATGATTGGGCAGTAGTTGATTTGAGAATAGGAACAGATAATGGTCTTGAAGTTGTAGATTTATTAAAGAAGATAAATTCTGGAATTGAAGTTATTATTTTAACTGGGTTTGGATCAATTTCAACTGCAGTCGAAGCAGTGAAAAGAGGTGCAAAGCAATATCTTTCTAAACCAGTTCAATTTGAAGAAATTTTAGAAAATTTTGAAGGAGATTCTCTCTCTAAAGAAAATGAAGCCTATCCTAGTCTTGCCAGAAAGGAGAGAGAGTATATTGAATTTGTATTAAATGAATGTGAAGGAAATATTTCATTAGCAGCAAAGAAGCTAGGGATTCACAGACAGTCGCTTCAGAGAAAACTTAAAAAATATACGCCACTAAAGTAGATCCTCCCGTATATGATTTGATCTTACACGGGAGATAAATTTAAATTAAATATCGTTGATTAGATTGATTAATTCTGGGTAATCAATAAATGGATTTCTATTTTTTTGGACACCATAAACACCGTCGTTTCTATCTCTTTCGGCTTGATCGATAGGGTCTTCAATATTCCACTTTCTTAGTGATCTTTCCATGTCAGAATTGATTCTTCCATTGTATCTAACGGCGAAGTAGAACATTGCTCTAGCAACATTTCCTCTGTGGTTGATTGATGGTTGAAATACTCTGTTTCCGCTAGAGCTTACTTGTGATTCATCGCAATTTGGAGCTGGATCTTTTCCATTCATAACATCTCCAAAGTCATAGTTTCCACGAGAACTATTGGCCTTTGAGTCTGTAGGGAATAAATGATGGAGGTCAGCTTTTTGATGACCAGATTGATATCCCGTAAACTTACTTTGTGGCCATGTATGCTCACAATTAAGTACATTACTATTTGGAATACTCATTGGACCAATTGTTCCAGTTGTCTTTGATGTTGTGAATTTATTTTCGCAATATACACCGTAGAGGTAGTAACCATTATCTTTCTTAAGATGACCAAGGGCCATATTTCCAAAGAGATTCTTTCTTGCTGTTTTATAGCCTAGATTGATATGAGAATAACAATCTCCACTTCTAGAAGAGCAACCAAGTGTATCAGCGGCTCCAGAGTTCTTTGAGTGACTTGAAGTGAGGATTTTCTTGAGTTCATCTTTTAGTTGATCATCTTCTAATTCGTTTCTTTCAAGAGCATCTTGAAAAGACTGTGGGTAGTAAGGGTGTCCGGCAAATGAGTTAAATGTGAATGATGTAAAAAGGGCAGTCAAAATAAGAAGCAATTTCACGCTATAGTCCTTTGAATGAGGTGTGAAAATATTACACACTCGACTTAAGGTCTGGCCAATCTTTTTTATTAGATTCAGCTTATAAAATTGTCAGGATTACATTTTTAAATAAAAAAACCTCACATTCGTGAGGCTTTTTAGTTAATCATTTAAACTATATTTTAGAAGTCGTTAATTCTTTCAGATAACTCAGGGTAGTCGATGAAAGGATTTCTATTTCCTTGCACTTCGTAAATCCCATCATTTCTTTCTCTTTCCGCAGCGTCAACTGGGTCTTGAATGTTCCATTCTTTAATTGTTCTTTCTTGCTCTGGGCTGATTTTCATTTTGTATCTAACTGCAAAGTAGAAAAGAGCTCTGGCAACATTCCCTTTATGTTCTGTTGGTGGCTCAAAGTGTCCTGGAGCCTCTGAGTGTGAAGCTTCACAATTTCTTATTTCTCCGTAATCATCAACATTCCCAAACTCGTAATTTCCTCTGATGCTATTTGCCTTTGAGTCAGTAGGGTAAAGGTGGTGAAGATCACTTTTTTGCATTTCTTTTTCAAAATTTCTTGAGAATTTACTCTGTGGCCAAGTGTGCTCACAGTTAAGCATATTGCTATTTGGAATTCTATTTGGTCCGATATTCGTTTGACTTGAGGTAAAAACCTTACGGCAATAAACGTCTTTTAAGAAATATCCGTTTTGACCCTCTTCAAGGTGAAGTTTACCAAAGAGAACTTTTCTCGCACCTTTGTATCCGAGAACTTTTTGAGAGTAGCAAAGTCCTTCTGTTCCATCACAACCTAGAGTGTCAGCCTTTCCTCTTCTCTTAGTATGAGCTGTTGAGAGAAGTTCAAATAAAGCATCTTTTAATTTTTCGTTTGCAAGTCCACCCTTTTGAAGTTTTGAATTGAAGTCTGTAGGGTAGTAGCTATTGGCAGCAAGAGTGCTTAGTGAGAGCGTAAGTATTAGAAGCGTAAAGAGTTTTTTCATTTTCTGAACCTCTGGTAGTTTTTTTGTGTGTGAAAGGTTTATAGGACCACTCATATAAAAAGCCAAGTATTTTTTTAAGTATTTCTTATATTAGTTATTAGGTCCTGTGTTAATAAAGGTTTTGGCCTGCGTTATAAGGAGAGAATAAATTTTGATTAAAAGACTTTGATTCTTGCTATCTGTCTTGCTATACATTTACCCCACCAAACACACACGTAGATGAGCTTCAAGGAGCCTAAAATGAGATTCGCTAGATTTGTAGTTGTAACAAGTTTTCTTTTGTTTGCTATTTCTGAATTTTCAAGTGCAGATGAGACAAGATGTATCAATAGACTGACAGATGATTTCAATACTGATTCTGTTTCTCACACTCTTAGTCTTGATGAATATGACGTTAGAGATTACGGAAATGATCACTTGGCCCTTTCAATTAAAATGATTAGAATTTTAATTGACCAAAAAGGTTGTTCTCCAAAAGATATTAACTTTGGTAGAAGTGCTAGAGGGCGCTCACACAATAGATGTGATCAAATCCTAAGAGGCGTTCCTTCTTCAAGAGTTTGTTATGTAGAAACTAACCTTGGTTACTTCTTTGTTACGACTAATATGCTTACAGATATGCATATTACTTTTAATCGTTGGGATTAATTCCCCAATTTCTGATGGGCCACGAAATCACAGTGGCCCGCATTCTTTCTTGTTGCATAGAACATAATTTTTACTATCCAATCAACTCAGCTTGTAGTTAGACTTATTACATGAACAAAACTACAAGAACTTTATTGGCCGCTCTAGTTTCTACTTTGAGCATGAATTTATCTTTTTCAGCAACGACTTCAATTGCTGGG
This sequence is a window from Halobacteriovorax sp. JY17. Protein-coding genes within it:
- a CDS encoding endonuclease; translated protein: MKLLLILTALFTSFTFNSFAGHPYYPQSFQDALERNELEDDQLKDELKKILTSSHSKNSGAADTLGCSSRSGDCYSHINLGYKTARKNLFGNMALGHLKKDNGYYLYGVYCENKFTTSKTTGTIGPMSIPNSNVLNCEHTWPQSKFTGYQSGHQKADLHHLFPTDSKANSSRGNYDFGDVMNGKDPAPNCDESQVSSSGNRVFQPSINHRGNVARAMFYFAVRYNGRINSDMERSLRKWNIEDPIDQAERDRNDGVYGVQKNRNPFIDYPELINLINDI
- a CDS encoding endonuclease; translation: MKKLFTLLILTLSLSTLAANSYYPTDFNSKLQKGGLANEKLKDALFELLSTAHTKRRGKADTLGCDGTEGLCYSQKVLGYKGARKVLFGKLHLEEGQNGYFLKDVYCRKVFTSSQTNIGPNRIPNSNMLNCEHTWPQSKFSRNFEKEMQKSDLHHLYPTDSKANSIRGNYEFGNVDDYGEIRNCEASHSEAPGHFEPPTEHKGNVARALFYFAVRYKMKISPEQERTIKEWNIQDPVDAAERERNDGIYEVQGNRNPFIDYPELSERINDF
- a CDS encoding response regulator, giving the protein MKKVLIVDDDKNFCESLSLEFKDLGHQVSLAYSIADLEEIEELELYDWAVVDLRIGTDNGLEVVDLLKKINSGIEVIILTGFGSISTAVEAVKRGAKQYLSKPVQFEEILENFEGDSLSKENEAYPSLARKEREYIEFVLNECEGNISLAAKKLGIHRQSLQRKLKKYTPLK